Proteins co-encoded in one Rhopalosiphum maidis isolate BTI-1 chromosome 2, ASM367621v3, whole genome shotgun sequence genomic window:
- the LOC113552283 gene encoding band 7 protein CG42540-like, translating to MKTFNLVVRTSNRDTIMNHFKVFTALAAFCACGALAAPAGQHTVIPILKQVNRQNEDGSYSYGYENADGTYKIETKYPTGEVYGKYGYVDETGKLRTVEYGASARGFEPVGTDITVPPPVLGVDSNDLHKDPSSSQDDYDDGQYREDPSVYYKTSSSDVQLSHHQQQQQHHQQQLQHHQQQQQQQLRSLQQAAPVAPRQQQWFSGSPQQKARPDINQFQTHPSVHNFDPASGSFSISYTGK from the coding sequence GCGTTAGCGGCTTTCTGCGCGTGCGGCGCACTGGCCGCGCCAGCCGGTCAACACACGGTCATACCGATCCTGAAACAGGTGAACCGACAGAACGAGGATGGTTCGTACAGCTACGGTTACGAGAACGCGGACGGCACGTACAAGATCGAGACCAAATATCCGACGGGAGAAGTGTACGGCAAATACGGTTACGTGGACGAGACCGGCAAACTGCGGACTGTCGAGTACGGAGCGTCCGCTCGCGGTTTCGAGCCGGTCGGCACCGACATCACCGTGCCGCCGCCTGTTCTAGGCGTCGACTCCAACGACCTGCACAAGGACCCGTCCTCGTCGCAGGACGATTACGACGACGGACAATACCGCGAAGACCCGAGCGTGTACTACAAGACGTCGTCGTCGGACGTGCAGCTCAGCCACCAccagcaacagcaacagcacCACCAGCAGCAACTGCAACACCAccagcagcaacagcaacagcaactGCGGTCCCTGCAACAGGCCGCACCCGTAGCACCGAGACAACAGCAATGGTTCTCCGGCAGTCCGCAGCAGAAGGCAAGGCCCGACATCAATCAGTTCCAGACCCATCCGTCCGTGCACAACTTCGATCCCGCGTCCGGGTCGTTCTCCATCTCGTACACGGGAAAGTGA